A genomic window from Nomascus leucogenys isolate Asia chromosome 10, Asia_NLE_v1, whole genome shotgun sequence includes:
- the ZNF382 gene encoding zinc finger protein 382 isoform X1, translating to MPLQGSVSFKDVTVDFTQEEWQQLDPAQKALYRDVMLENYCHFVSVGFHMTKPDMIRKLEQGEELWTQRIFPSYSYLEADGKTEDVLVKFKEYQDRHSRPLIFINHKKLIKERSNIYGKTLTLGKNHISKTILCEYKPDGKVLKNISELVIRNISPIKEKFGDSTGWEKSLLNTKHEKIHPAVNLHKQTERILSGKQELIQHQKVQAPEQPFDHNECEKSFLMKGMLFTHTRAHRGERTFEYNKDGIAFIEKSSLSVHPSNLMEKKPSAYNKYGKFLCRKSVFIMPQRPQTEEKPFHCPYCGNNFRRKSYLIEHQRIHTGEKPYVCNQCGKAFRQKTALTLHEKTHIEGKPFICIDCGKSFRQKATLTRHHKTHTGEKAYECPQCGSAFRKKSYLIDHQRTHTGEKPYQCNECGKAFIQKTTLTVHQRTHTGEKPYICNECGKSFCQKTTLTLHQRIHTGEKPYICNECGKSFRQKAILTVHHRIHTGEKSNGCPQCGKAFSRKSNLIRHQKTHTGEKPYECKQCGKFFSCKSNLIVHQKTHKVETMGVQPNCKVIRHMQNDFISSED from the exons ATGCCCTTACAGGGATCAGTGTCATTCAAGGATGTGACTGTGGACTTCACCCAGGAGGAGTGGCAGCAACTAGACCCTGCTCAGAAGGCGCTCTACAGGGATGTGATGTTGGAAAACTATTGCCACTTCGTATCTGTGG GGTTTCACATGACTAAGCCTGATATGATCCGCAAGTTGGAACAAGGAGAAGAGCTATGGACACAGAGAATTTTTCCAAGTTACAGCTACCTAG aagcagatgggaaaactgaagatGTCTTAGTGAAGTTCAAAGAATACCAAGACAGGCATTCTAGACCCCTCATATTCATCAACCACAAAAAACTAATTAAGGAGAGAAGTAATATTTATGGTAAAACACTTACTCTAGGCAAGAACcatatttcaaaaacaatacTATGTGAATATAAACCTGAtggaaaagttttgaaaaatatttcagaactaGTCATTAGAAATATAAGCCCCATAAAAGAGAAGTTTGGTGACAGTACTGGATGGGAGAAATCACTCCTCAATACCAAGCATGAGAAAATTCATCCTGCAGTGAATCTccataaacaaacagaaagaattcTCAGTGGTAAACAGGAGCTTATTCAGCATCAGAAGGTTCAAGCTCCAGAGCAACCATTTGACCATAATGAATGTGAAAAATCCTTCCTGATGAAAGGAATGCTATTTACACATACTAGAgctcacagaggagaaagaaccTTTGAATACAATAAAGATGGAATTGCCTTCATAGAAAAGTCAAGCCTCAGTGTCCATCCAAGTAATCTTATGGAAAAGAAGCCCTCTGCCTACAACAAATATGGGAAATTCCTCTGCAGAAAGTCTGTTTTTATTATGCCTCAGAGACCTCAAACAGAAGAGAAACCCTTTCACTGTCCTTACTGTGGGAATAACTTTAGAAGGAAGTCATACCTTATTGAACATCAGCGAATTCACACAGGCGAAAAACCTTATGTTTGCAATCAATGTGGAAAGGCCTTCCGTCAGAAGACAGCCCTCACCCTTCATGAGAAAACACATATAGAGGGGAAACCCTTTATTTGTATCGATTGTGGGAAGTCCTTCCGCCAGAAGGCCACCCTCACTAGACATCACAAAACACATACGGGGGAGAAAGCCTATGAATGTCCTCAGTGTGGAAGTGCCTTTAGGAAGAAGTCATACCTCATTGATCACCAGAGAactcacacaggagagaaaccataTCAGTGTAATGAGTGTGGGAAGGCATTTATCCAGAAAACAACCCTCACTGTGCATCAGAGAactcacacaggagagaaaccctatatTTGCAATGAATGTGGGAAGTCCTTCTGCCAAAAGACAACCCTCACTCTCCACCAGAGAATTCACACGGGGGAAAAACCCTATATttgtaatgaatgtgggaagtCCTTCCGCCAGAAGGCAATCCTCACTGTTCATCACAGAATACACACAGGAGAGAAATCCAATGGGTGTCCtcagtgtgggaaagccttcagtaGGAAATCAAACCTCATTCGTCATCAGAAAactcacacaggagagaaaccataTGAATGTAAACAGTGTGGGAAGTTCTTCAGCTGCAAGTCAAACCTCATTGTCCATCAGAAAACTCACAAGGTAGAAACCATGGGAGTTCA ACCTAACTGCAAGGTCATAAGGCATATGCAAAATGATTTCATCAGTTCAGAGGACTAA
- the ZNF382 gene encoding zinc finger protein 382 isoform X3 has translation MPLQGSVSFKDVTVDFTQEEWQQLDPAQKALYRDVMLENYCHFVSVGFHMTKPDMIRKLEQGEELWTQRIFPSYSYLEADGKTEDVLVKFKEYQDRHSRPLIFINHKKLIKERSNIYGKTLTLGKNHISKTILCEYKPDGKVLKNISELVIRNISPIKEKFGDSTGWEKSLLNTKHEKIHPAVNLHKQTERILSGKQELIQHQKVQAPEQPFDHNECEKSFLMKGMLFTHTRAHRGERTFEYNKDGIAFIEKSSLSVHPSNLMEKKPSAYNKYGKFLCRKSVFIMPQRPQTEEKPFHCPYCGNNFRRKSYLIEHQRIHTGEKPYVCNQCGKAFRQKTALTLHEKTHIEGKPFICIDCGKSFRQKATLTRHHKTHTGEKAYECPQCGSAFRKKSYLIDHQRTHTGEKPYQCNECGKAFIQKTTLTVHQRTHTGEKPYICNECGKSFCQKTTLTLHQRIHTGEKPYICNECGKSFRQKAILTVHHRIHTGEKSNGCPQCGKAFSRKSNLIRHQKTHTGEKPYECKQCGKFFSCKSNLIVHQKTHKVETMGVHKSYSSYTSQFHTHKK, from the exons ATGCCCTTACAGGGATCAGTGTCATTCAAGGATGTGACTGTGGACTTCACCCAGGAGGAGTGGCAGCAACTAGACCCTGCTCAGAAGGCGCTCTACAGGGATGTGATGTTGGAAAACTATTGCCACTTCGTATCTGTGG GGTTTCACATGACTAAGCCTGATATGATCCGCAAGTTGGAACAAGGAGAAGAGCTATGGACACAGAGAATTTTTCCAAGTTACAGCTACCTAG aagcagatgggaaaactgaagatGTCTTAGTGAAGTTCAAAGAATACCAAGACAGGCATTCTAGACCCCTCATATTCATCAACCACAAAAAACTAATTAAGGAGAGAAGTAATATTTATGGTAAAACACTTACTCTAGGCAAGAACcatatttcaaaaacaatacTATGTGAATATAAACCTGAtggaaaagttttgaaaaatatttcagaactaGTCATTAGAAATATAAGCCCCATAAAAGAGAAGTTTGGTGACAGTACTGGATGGGAGAAATCACTCCTCAATACCAAGCATGAGAAAATTCATCCTGCAGTGAATCTccataaacaaacagaaagaattcTCAGTGGTAAACAGGAGCTTATTCAGCATCAGAAGGTTCAAGCTCCAGAGCAACCATTTGACCATAATGAATGTGAAAAATCCTTCCTGATGAAAGGAATGCTATTTACACATACTAGAgctcacagaggagaaagaaccTTTGAATACAATAAAGATGGAATTGCCTTCATAGAAAAGTCAAGCCTCAGTGTCCATCCAAGTAATCTTATGGAAAAGAAGCCCTCTGCCTACAACAAATATGGGAAATTCCTCTGCAGAAAGTCTGTTTTTATTATGCCTCAGAGACCTCAAACAGAAGAGAAACCCTTTCACTGTCCTTACTGTGGGAATAACTTTAGAAGGAAGTCATACCTTATTGAACATCAGCGAATTCACACAGGCGAAAAACCTTATGTTTGCAATCAATGTGGAAAGGCCTTCCGTCAGAAGACAGCCCTCACCCTTCATGAGAAAACACATATAGAGGGGAAACCCTTTATTTGTATCGATTGTGGGAAGTCCTTCCGCCAGAAGGCCACCCTCACTAGACATCACAAAACACATACGGGGGAGAAAGCCTATGAATGTCCTCAGTGTGGAAGTGCCTTTAGGAAGAAGTCATACCTCATTGATCACCAGAGAactcacacaggagagaaaccataTCAGTGTAATGAGTGTGGGAAGGCATTTATCCAGAAAACAACCCTCACTGTGCATCAGAGAactcacacaggagagaaaccctatatTTGCAATGAATGTGGGAAGTCCTTCTGCCAAAAGACAACCCTCACTCTCCACCAGAGAATTCACACGGGGGAAAAACCCTATATttgtaatgaatgtgggaagtCCTTCCGCCAGAAGGCAATCCTCACTGTTCATCACAGAATACACACAGGAGAGAAATCCAATGGGTGTCCtcagtgtgggaaagccttcagtaGGAAATCAAACCTCATTCGTCATCAGAAAactcacacaggagagaaaccataTGAATGTAAACAGTGTGGGAAGTTCTTCAGCTGCAAGTCAAACCTCATTGTCCATCAGAAAACTCACAAGGTAGAAACCATGGGAGTTCA TAAATCATATTCATCATATACATCccaatttcacacacacaaaaaatga
- the ZNF382 gene encoding zinc finger protein 382 isoform X5, with amino-acid sequence MLENYCHFVSVGFHMTKPDMIRKLEQGEELWTQRIFPSYSYLEADGKTEDVLVKFKEYQDRHSRPLIFINHKKLIKERSNIYGKTLTLGKNHISKTILCEYKPDGKVLKNISELVIRNISPIKEKFGDSTGWEKSLLNTKHEKIHPAVNLHKQTERILSGKQELIQHQKVQAPEQPFDHNECEKSFLMKGMLFTHTRAHRGERTFEYNKDGIAFIEKSSLSVHPSNLMEKKPSAYNKYGKFLCRKSVFIMPQRPQTEEKPFHCPYCGNNFRRKSYLIEHQRIHTGEKPYVCNQCGKAFRQKTALTLHEKTHIEGKPFICIDCGKSFRQKATLTRHHKTHTGEKAYECPQCGSAFRKKSYLIDHQRTHTGEKPYQCNECGKAFIQKTTLTVHQRTHTGEKPYICNECGKSFCQKTTLTLHQRIHTGEKPYICNECGKSFRQKAILTVHHRIHTGEKSNGCPQCGKAFSRKSNLIRHQKTHTGEKPYECKQCGKFFSCKSNLIVHQKTHKVETMGVQPNCKVIRHMQNDFISSED; translated from the exons ATGTTGGAAAACTATTGCCACTTCGTATCTGTGG GGTTTCACATGACTAAGCCTGATATGATCCGCAAGTTGGAACAAGGAGAAGAGCTATGGACACAGAGAATTTTTCCAAGTTACAGCTACCTAG aagcagatgggaaaactgaagatGTCTTAGTGAAGTTCAAAGAATACCAAGACAGGCATTCTAGACCCCTCATATTCATCAACCACAAAAAACTAATTAAGGAGAGAAGTAATATTTATGGTAAAACACTTACTCTAGGCAAGAACcatatttcaaaaacaatacTATGTGAATATAAACCTGAtggaaaagttttgaaaaatatttcagaactaGTCATTAGAAATATAAGCCCCATAAAAGAGAAGTTTGGTGACAGTACTGGATGGGAGAAATCACTCCTCAATACCAAGCATGAGAAAATTCATCCTGCAGTGAATCTccataaacaaacagaaagaattcTCAGTGGTAAACAGGAGCTTATTCAGCATCAGAAGGTTCAAGCTCCAGAGCAACCATTTGACCATAATGAATGTGAAAAATCCTTCCTGATGAAAGGAATGCTATTTACACATACTAGAgctcacagaggagaaagaaccTTTGAATACAATAAAGATGGAATTGCCTTCATAGAAAAGTCAAGCCTCAGTGTCCATCCAAGTAATCTTATGGAAAAGAAGCCCTCTGCCTACAACAAATATGGGAAATTCCTCTGCAGAAAGTCTGTTTTTATTATGCCTCAGAGACCTCAAACAGAAGAGAAACCCTTTCACTGTCCTTACTGTGGGAATAACTTTAGAAGGAAGTCATACCTTATTGAACATCAGCGAATTCACACAGGCGAAAAACCTTATGTTTGCAATCAATGTGGAAAGGCCTTCCGTCAGAAGACAGCCCTCACCCTTCATGAGAAAACACATATAGAGGGGAAACCCTTTATTTGTATCGATTGTGGGAAGTCCTTCCGCCAGAAGGCCACCCTCACTAGACATCACAAAACACATACGGGGGAGAAAGCCTATGAATGTCCTCAGTGTGGAAGTGCCTTTAGGAAGAAGTCATACCTCATTGATCACCAGAGAactcacacaggagagaaaccataTCAGTGTAATGAGTGTGGGAAGGCATTTATCCAGAAAACAACCCTCACTGTGCATCAGAGAactcacacaggagagaaaccctatatTTGCAATGAATGTGGGAAGTCCTTCTGCCAAAAGACAACCCTCACTCTCCACCAGAGAATTCACACGGGGGAAAAACCCTATATttgtaatgaatgtgggaagtCCTTCCGCCAGAAGGCAATCCTCACTGTTCATCACAGAATACACACAGGAGAGAAATCCAATGGGTGTCCtcagtgtgggaaagccttcagtaGGAAATCAAACCTCATTCGTCATCAGAAAactcacacaggagagaaaccataTGAATGTAAACAGTGTGGGAAGTTCTTCAGCTGCAAGTCAAACCTCATTGTCCATCAGAAAACTCACAAGGTAGAAACCATGGGAGTTCA ACCTAACTGCAAGGTCATAAGGCATATGCAAAATGATTTCATCAGTTCAGAGGACTAA
- the ZNF382 gene encoding zinc finger protein 382 isoform X4, with the protein MSQGSVSFKDVTVDFTQEEWQQLDPAQKALYRDVMLENYCHFVSVGFHMTKPDMIRKLEQGEELWTQRIFPSYSYLEADGKTEDVLVKFKEYQDRHSRPLIFINHKKLIKERSNIYGKTLTLGKNHISKTILCEYKPDGKVLKNISELVIRNISPIKEKFGDSTGWEKSLLNTKHEKIHPAVNLHKQTERILSGKQELIQHQKVQAPEQPFDHNECEKSFLMKGMLFTHTRAHRGERTFEYNKDGIAFIEKSSLSVHPSNLMEKKPSAYNKYGKFLCRKSVFIMPQRPQTEEKPFHCPYCGNNFRRKSYLIEHQRIHTGEKPYVCNQCGKAFRQKTALTLHEKTHIEGKPFICIDCGKSFRQKATLTRHHKTHTGEKAYECPQCGSAFRKKSYLIDHQRTHTGEKPYQCNECGKAFIQKTTLTVHQRTHTGEKPYICNECGKSFCQKTTLTLHQRIHTGEKPYICNECGKSFRQKAILTVHHRIHTGEKSNGCPQCGKAFSRKSNLIRHQKTHTGEKPYECKQCGKFFSCKSNLIVHQKTHKVETMGVQ; encoded by the exons GGATCAGTGTCATTCAAGGATGTGACTGTGGACTTCACCCAGGAGGAGTGGCAGCAACTAGACCCTGCTCAGAAGGCGCTCTACAGGGATGTGATGTTGGAAAACTATTGCCACTTCGTATCTGTGG GGTTTCACATGACTAAGCCTGATATGATCCGCAAGTTGGAACAAGGAGAAGAGCTATGGACACAGAGAATTTTTCCAAGTTACAGCTACCTAG aagcagatgggaaaactgaagatGTCTTAGTGAAGTTCAAAGAATACCAAGACAGGCATTCTAGACCCCTCATATTCATCAACCACAAAAAACTAATTAAGGAGAGAAGTAATATTTATGGTAAAACACTTACTCTAGGCAAGAACcatatttcaaaaacaatacTATGTGAATATAAACCTGAtggaaaagttttgaaaaatatttcagaactaGTCATTAGAAATATAAGCCCCATAAAAGAGAAGTTTGGTGACAGTACTGGATGGGAGAAATCACTCCTCAATACCAAGCATGAGAAAATTCATCCTGCAGTGAATCTccataaacaaacagaaagaattcTCAGTGGTAAACAGGAGCTTATTCAGCATCAGAAGGTTCAAGCTCCAGAGCAACCATTTGACCATAATGAATGTGAAAAATCCTTCCTGATGAAAGGAATGCTATTTACACATACTAGAgctcacagaggagaaagaaccTTTGAATACAATAAAGATGGAATTGCCTTCATAGAAAAGTCAAGCCTCAGTGTCCATCCAAGTAATCTTATGGAAAAGAAGCCCTCTGCCTACAACAAATATGGGAAATTCCTCTGCAGAAAGTCTGTTTTTATTATGCCTCAGAGACCTCAAACAGAAGAGAAACCCTTTCACTGTCCTTACTGTGGGAATAACTTTAGAAGGAAGTCATACCTTATTGAACATCAGCGAATTCACACAGGCGAAAAACCTTATGTTTGCAATCAATGTGGAAAGGCCTTCCGTCAGAAGACAGCCCTCACCCTTCATGAGAAAACACATATAGAGGGGAAACCCTTTATTTGTATCGATTGTGGGAAGTCCTTCCGCCAGAAGGCCACCCTCACTAGACATCACAAAACACATACGGGGGAGAAAGCCTATGAATGTCCTCAGTGTGGAAGTGCCTTTAGGAAGAAGTCATACCTCATTGATCACCAGAGAactcacacaggagagaaaccataTCAGTGTAATGAGTGTGGGAAGGCATTTATCCAGAAAACAACCCTCACTGTGCATCAGAGAactcacacaggagagaaaccctatatTTGCAATGAATGTGGGAAGTCCTTCTGCCAAAAGACAACCCTCACTCTCCACCAGAGAATTCACACGGGGGAAAAACCCTATATttgtaatgaatgtgggaagtCCTTCCGCCAGAAGGCAATCCTCACTGTTCATCACAGAATACACACAGGAGAGAAATCCAATGGGTGTCCtcagtgtgggaaagccttcagtaGGAAATCAAACCTCATTCGTCATCAGAAAactcacacaggagagaaaccataTGAATGTAAACAGTGTGGGAAGTTCTTCAGCTGCAAGTCAAACCTCATTGTCCATCAGAAAACTCACAAGGTAGAAACCATGGGAGTTCAGTAA
- the ZNF382 gene encoding zinc finger protein 382 isoform X2, with translation MSQGSVSFKDVTVDFTQEEWQQLDPAQKALYRDVMLENYCHFVSVGFHMTKPDMIRKLEQGEELWTQRIFPSYSYLEADGKTEDVLVKFKEYQDRHSRPLIFINHKKLIKERSNIYGKTLTLGKNHISKTILCEYKPDGKVLKNISELVIRNISPIKEKFGDSTGWEKSLLNTKHEKIHPAVNLHKQTERILSGKQELIQHQKVQAPEQPFDHNECEKSFLMKGMLFTHTRAHRGERTFEYNKDGIAFIEKSSLSVHPSNLMEKKPSAYNKYGKFLCRKSVFIMPQRPQTEEKPFHCPYCGNNFRRKSYLIEHQRIHTGEKPYVCNQCGKAFRQKTALTLHEKTHIEGKPFICIDCGKSFRQKATLTRHHKTHTGEKAYECPQCGSAFRKKSYLIDHQRTHTGEKPYQCNECGKAFIQKTTLTVHQRTHTGEKPYICNECGKSFCQKTTLTLHQRIHTGEKPYICNECGKSFRQKAILTVHHRIHTGEKSNGCPQCGKAFSRKSNLIRHQKTHTGEKPYECKQCGKFFSCKSNLIVHQKTHKVETMGVQPNCKVIRHMQNDFISSED, from the exons GGATCAGTGTCATTCAAGGATGTGACTGTGGACTTCACCCAGGAGGAGTGGCAGCAACTAGACCCTGCTCAGAAGGCGCTCTACAGGGATGTGATGTTGGAAAACTATTGCCACTTCGTATCTGTGG GGTTTCACATGACTAAGCCTGATATGATCCGCAAGTTGGAACAAGGAGAAGAGCTATGGACACAGAGAATTTTTCCAAGTTACAGCTACCTAG aagcagatgggaaaactgaagatGTCTTAGTGAAGTTCAAAGAATACCAAGACAGGCATTCTAGACCCCTCATATTCATCAACCACAAAAAACTAATTAAGGAGAGAAGTAATATTTATGGTAAAACACTTACTCTAGGCAAGAACcatatttcaaaaacaatacTATGTGAATATAAACCTGAtggaaaagttttgaaaaatatttcagaactaGTCATTAGAAATATAAGCCCCATAAAAGAGAAGTTTGGTGACAGTACTGGATGGGAGAAATCACTCCTCAATACCAAGCATGAGAAAATTCATCCTGCAGTGAATCTccataaacaaacagaaagaattcTCAGTGGTAAACAGGAGCTTATTCAGCATCAGAAGGTTCAAGCTCCAGAGCAACCATTTGACCATAATGAATGTGAAAAATCCTTCCTGATGAAAGGAATGCTATTTACACATACTAGAgctcacagaggagaaagaaccTTTGAATACAATAAAGATGGAATTGCCTTCATAGAAAAGTCAAGCCTCAGTGTCCATCCAAGTAATCTTATGGAAAAGAAGCCCTCTGCCTACAACAAATATGGGAAATTCCTCTGCAGAAAGTCTGTTTTTATTATGCCTCAGAGACCTCAAACAGAAGAGAAACCCTTTCACTGTCCTTACTGTGGGAATAACTTTAGAAGGAAGTCATACCTTATTGAACATCAGCGAATTCACACAGGCGAAAAACCTTATGTTTGCAATCAATGTGGAAAGGCCTTCCGTCAGAAGACAGCCCTCACCCTTCATGAGAAAACACATATAGAGGGGAAACCCTTTATTTGTATCGATTGTGGGAAGTCCTTCCGCCAGAAGGCCACCCTCACTAGACATCACAAAACACATACGGGGGAGAAAGCCTATGAATGTCCTCAGTGTGGAAGTGCCTTTAGGAAGAAGTCATACCTCATTGATCACCAGAGAactcacacaggagagaaaccataTCAGTGTAATGAGTGTGGGAAGGCATTTATCCAGAAAACAACCCTCACTGTGCATCAGAGAactcacacaggagagaaaccctatatTTGCAATGAATGTGGGAAGTCCTTCTGCCAAAAGACAACCCTCACTCTCCACCAGAGAATTCACACGGGGGAAAAACCCTATATttgtaatgaatgtgggaagtCCTTCCGCCAGAAGGCAATCCTCACTGTTCATCACAGAATACACACAGGAGAGAAATCCAATGGGTGTCCtcagtgtgggaaagccttcagtaGGAAATCAAACCTCATTCGTCATCAGAAAactcacacaggagagaaaccataTGAATGTAAACAGTGTGGGAAGTTCTTCAGCTGCAAGTCAAACCTCATTGTCCATCAGAAAACTCACAAGGTAGAAACCATGGGAGTTCA ACCTAACTGCAAGGTCATAAGGCATATGCAAAATGATTTCATCAGTTCAGAGGACTAA
- the ZNF461 gene encoding zinc finger protein 461, whose protein sequence is MEEFKSHSPERSIFRDIWEGNCHFEQHQGQEEGYFRQLMINHENMPIFSQHTLLTQEFYDREKISECKKCRKIFSYHLFFSHHKRTHSKELSECQECTEIVNTPCLFKQQTIENGDKCNECKECWKAFVHCSQLKHLRIHNGEKRYECNECGKAFNYGSELTLHQRIHTGEKPYECKECGKAFRQRSQLTQHQRLHTGEKPYECKQCGKAFIRGFQLTEHLRLHTGEKPYECKECGKTLRHRSHLTIHQRIHTGEKPYECRECGKAFSYHSSFSHHQKIHSGKKPYECHECGKAFCDGLQLTLHQRIHTGEKPYECKECGKTFRQCSHLKRHQRIHTGEKHECVICGKAFRLHSHLIQHQRIHTGEKPYECKECGKAFSYHSSFSHHQRIHSGKKPYQCGKAFNHRLQLNLHQTLHTGEKPVRFPLLPPHPSLAS, encoded by the coding sequence ATGGAAGAATTTAAAAGCCATAGTCCTGAGAGATCAATTTTCAGAGATATCTGGGAAGGCAACTGTCATTTTGAGCAACATCAGGGACAAGAGGAGGGTTATTTTAGACAACTTATGATTAACCATGAAAACATGCCCATTTTTAGCCAACATACTTTACTCACTCAAGAATTTTATGATAGAGAGAAAATCTCTGAATGTAAAAAGTGTAGAAAAATCTTCAGTTACCATTTATTTTTTAGTCACCACAAAAGAACTCATTCTAAAGAACTTTCTGAATGTCAAGAATGCACAGAAATTGTTAATACACCATGCCTTTTTAAACAACAGACAATTGAAAATGGTGACAAATGCAATGAGTGTAAAGAATGTTGGAAGGCCTTTGTTCATTGCTCACAACTTAAACATCTAAGAATTCATAATGGTGAAAAACGCTATGAATGTAacgaatgtgggaaagcctttaatTATGGCTCAGAACTTACTCTACATCAAAGAattcacactggtgagaaaccttatgaatgtaaagaatgtgggaaggcctttagACAGCGATCACAGCTTACTCAACATCAGAGACTTCATACTGGtgaaaaaccctatgaatgtaagcaaTGTGGGAAGGCTTTTATTCGTGGCTTTCAACTTACTGAACATCTGCGACTCcatactggtgagaaaccttatgaatgcaAAGAATGTGGAAAGACTCTTAGGCATCGCTCACATCTCACTatacatcagagaattcatactggtgagaaaccctatgaatgtcgggaatgtgggaaggcctttagCTATCACTCAAGCTTCTCGCACCATCAGAAAATTCATTCTGGAAAGAAACCTTATGAATGTCATGAATGTGGGAAGGCTTTTTGTGATGGCTTACAACTAACCCTACATCAGAGGattcatactggtgagaaaccctatgagtgtaaggaatgtgggaagacTTTTAGACAGTGTTCACACCTCAAAagacatcagagaattcatactggtgagaaacATGAATGCGTGATATGTGGTAAGGCCTTTAGACTTCATTCACACCTTATTCAACATCAAAGaattcatactggtgagaaaccctatgaatgtaaggaatgtgggaaggcctttagCTATCATTCAAGCTTCTCACACCATCAGAGAATTCATTCTGGAAAGAAACCTTATCAATGCGGGAAGGCGTTTAATCATAGATTGCAACTTAACTTACATCAGACTCTTCATACTGGTGAGAAGCCAGTCAggtttcctctcctccctccccatcctaGTCTAGCATCATGA